From one Rosa rugosa chromosome 4, drRosRugo1.1, whole genome shotgun sequence genomic stretch:
- the LOC133743695 gene encoding calcium-dependent mitochondrial ATP-magnesium/phosphate carrier protein 2-like isoform X1: MMADTNPRAAVKKSGPITMDHVLLALRETKEERELRIRSLFNFFDSANLGYLDYAQIEAGLSALQIPPEYKYAKDLLKVCDADRDGRVNYHEFRQYMDDKELELYRIFQAIDVEHNGCILPEELWEALVKAGIEMDDEELAHFVEHVDKDNNGIITFEEWRDFLLLYPHEATIENIYHHWERVCLVDIGEQAVIPEGISKHVHRSRYFIAGAIAGAASRTATAPLDRLKVILQVQTSRASVVPAIRKIFKEDGFLGFFRGNGINVVKVAPESAIKFYTYELLKNVIGETMGENKDDIGTAGRLLAGGMAGAVAQTAIYPLDLVKTRLQTCASEAGKGPKLGILTKEILTHEGPRAFYKGLLPSLLGIVPYAGIDLAAYETLKDMSKTYFLHDNSDPGPLIQLGCGTVSGALGATCVYPLQVIRTRMQAQRSNSAEAYRGMSDVFWRTLQREGYRGFYKGLFPNLLKVVPAASITYMVYEAMKKRLDL, from the exons ATGATGGCAGACACGAACCCCCGCGCCGCCGTCAAGAAGTCCGGGCCCATCACCATGGATCACGTTCTTCTAGCTCTGCGCGAGACCAAGGAGGAGAGGGAGCTCAGGATTCGGAGCCTCTTCAATTTCTTCGACTCTGCCAATCTGGGTTACTTGGACTATGCTCAGATCGAGGCCGGGCTCTCGGCGCTTCAGATTCCCCCCGAGTATAAGTACGCAAAGGATTTGCTCAAGGTTTGTGATGCCGATAGGGATGGAAGGGTCAATTACCACGAGTTTCGACAGTATATGGATGACAAGGAGCTGGAGCTGTACCGCATTTTCCAGGCCATTGATGTGGAGCACAATGGCTGCATTCTGCCGGAGGAGCTCTGGGAGGCGCTCGTCAAGGCTG GGATTGAAATGGATGATGAGGAACTTGCTCATTTTGTGGAGCATGTTGACAAGGATAACAATGGAATTATAACTTTTGAGGAATGGAGAGATTTTCTGCTGCTTTATCCGCATGAAGCAACTATTGAGAACATATATCATCACTGGGAAAGGGTATGCCTTGTGGACATTGGAGAACAGGCTGTTATTCCAGAAGGCATCAGTAAGCATGTTCATAGGAGTAGATACTTTATTGCAGGGGCTATAGCAGGAGCTGCTTCTCGTACTGCTACTGCTCCTCTTGATCGGTTGAAGGTGATTTTGCAAGTTCAGACATCACGTGCATCTGTTGTGCCTGCGATAAGGAAGATATTTAAGGAAGATGGTTTTTTGGGGTTTTTCCGAGGTAATGGAATAAATGTTGTGAAGGTGGCACCTGAAAGTGCCATCAAGTTCTATACGTATGAATTGTTAAAAAATGTTATTGGAGAAACTATGGGGGAGAACAAGGATGATATTGGTACTGCGGGTAGACTTTTGGCTGGTGGTATGGCAGGTGCTGTGGCACAAACTGCTATATACCCACTGGATCTTGTGAAGACTCGGTTACAGACTTGTGCTTCAGAAGCTGGAAAGGGTCCTAAATTGGGGATACTGACCAAGGAAATTTTGACTCATGAGGGACCGCGGGCCTTCTATAAAGGACTACTACCATCTCTTCTTGGGATTGTCCCCTATGCTGGCATTGACTTGGCTGCCTATGAGACCTTAAAAGATATGTCAAAGACATATTTTCTTCATGATAATAGTG ATCCTGGCCCTCTCATCCAATTGGGATGTGGGACAGTCTCTGGAGCTCTTGGAGCAACATGTGTTTATCCCTTGCAGGTTATTCGTACCAG AATGCAAGCTCAACGTTCTAACTCAGCAGAAGCTTATAGAGGAATGTCTGATGTATTCTGGAGAACGCTTCAGCGTGAAGGATATAGAGGTTTCTACAAGGGGTTGTTTCCAAATCTTCTCAAGGTTGTGCCAGCTGCAAGCATTACGTATATGGTATATGAAGCCATGAAGAAGAGACTAGATCTATAG
- the LOC133745217 gene encoding uncharacterized protein LOC133745217 isoform X2: protein MVLIRRAPYNGRLNLLINTQKMKILTLAIIVPTSLLLWMRHLERKWHLLVISLVLLLAVLVLGLSLPCSDAIQMNKVKTRTSVYVSPKFVLEPGSVADKYFYNIHFPRGHIAMKYFNAEVIDEQGNPIPLHETYLHHWVIERYYAQASYVEPELNGFEDIKDPDFKIVRNSGLCQNNVLGQYYGLGSETRKTDTHVLDPFGIEIGNPAEIPAGYEERWMLNVHAIDTRGAEDRLGCTECRCDLYNVTKDGRGQPLRPGYTGGLHCCYDGTRCSVKQGYNGVKRSLYLRYTVKWVDWSDSIVPVKIYIFDVTDRTDHSGGLSLQHDCQDGRVLCSSVPIYGQSEEVGDEAGYIVGMSTCYPHPGSVKIKDGETLVVGSNYSSSRPHIGVMGLFYILVAEHLPKSSLLSLDSSL from the exons atggtcctcattagaagagCTCCATATAATGGAAGATTGAATCTTTTGATTAATACccaaaagatgaaaattttgaCTCTAGCTATCATCGTACCCACTTCTCTCTTGCTCTGGATGAGGCACCTGG AAAGAAAATGGCACCTTCTTGTCATAAGTTTGGTACTTCTGTTAGCTGTGCTAGTGCTGGGGTTAAGCTTACCATGTTCAGATGCTATTCAGATGAATAAGGTTAAGACCAGGACTAGCGTTTATGTCTCCCCTAAGTTTGTGTTGGAACCAGGGTCAGTTGCAGACAAGTATTTCTATAACATTCACTTTCCAAGAGGTCATATTGCTATGAAGTATTTCAATGCTGAAGTGATCGATGAACAAGGGAATCCTATTCCTCTTCATGAGACTTATCTGCATCATTGGGTTATTGAAAGATATTACGCCCAGGCAAGTTATGTGGAACCAGAGCTGAATGGTTTCGAGGATATTAAAGATCCGGATTTTAAGATTGTGAGAAATAGTGGATTGTGCCAGAATAATGTTCTTGGTCAGTACTATGGACTCGGGTCAGAAACTAGAAAGACAGATACACATGTACTGGATCCTTTTGGAATAGAGATTGGCAACCCTGCAGAGATTCCTGCTGGATATGAGGAGAGATGGATGCTCAATGTTCATGCTATTGATACTCGGGGCGCAGAGGATAGGTTGGGATGCACTGAATGCAGGTGTGATCTGTATAATGTAACAAAAGATGGACGAGGTCAGCCGTTGAGGCCAGGGTACACGGGGGGTTTGCACTGCTGTTATGATGGTACACGGTGCAGCGTCAAACAAGGCTATAATGGTGTCAAGAGAAGCCTCTACTTGAGATACACTGTGAAGTGGGTTGATTGGTCTGATTCTATTGTGCCTGTCAAGATTTATATCTTTGATGTCACTGATAGAACGGATCATTCAGGAGGACTGTCTCTTCAACATGATTGCCAG GACGGACGGGTTCTATGTTCATCAGTACCAATATATGGGCAAAGCGAGGAAGTAGGAGACGAGGCTGGTTACATTGTAGGAATGTCAACTTGCTATCCACATCCGGGCTCTGTCAAAATAAAGGATGGGGAGACTCTGGTTGTGGGATCTAATTACAGCAGCTCGCGGCCGCATATCGGAGTCATGGGCCTCTTCTACATTTTGGTTGCAGAGCACTTGCCAAAGTCCTCCTTGCTTAGCTTGGACTCTTCACTTTGA
- the LOC133743307 gene encoding pentatricopeptide repeat-containing protein At5g61800 — translation MISNLITLIKHCKTPKQLLQLHAHTITNATLTIPHHKILPNLLHSFISLIKPSSSAPSTTTSLSYAVSLFNLIPNPSTFCFNNIIRAHTLLSSPLPALHLFASMRLFSLPPDFHTFPFALKACAQLGSSSFSITQTLHSQALKFGFASHSFVTNTLIHVYSACQHLDHARKVFDESSHRDLVSYNAMLDAFVKGGEICRARQVFDEMADRDSVSWGTILAGYAQTNRCEEAIELFGEMIESNIRPDDICLVSALSACSQLGDLERGRSIHDYIKRNRIRLSSFFLTALVDLYAKCGCIETAIKIFESSCDKNVFTWNAMLVGLAMHGHAHLSLEYFSRMIEAGIKPDGVSLLGVLVGCSHGGRVDEARKLFDEMELVYGVPRELKHYGCMADLLGRAGLIKEAMEMIEKMPMGGDVFVWGGLLGGCKIHGDVEGAKKAAEHVMELDPEDGGVYSILASVYANAEKWDDVVKTRKSISSNKRVKKNSGCSLIRLNGVTHEFLAGDSFHPRTEAIYLVLDGLWKHQFESC, via the coding sequence ATGATCTCCAATCTCATCACCCTAATCAAACACTGCAAAACCCCCAAGCAACTCCTCCAACTCCATGCTCATACCATCACCAATGCCACTCTCACTATACCCCATCACAAAATCCTACCCAACCTCCTCCACAGCTTTATCTCCCTAATCAAACCCTCTTCCTCCGCACCTTCTACCACCACCTCACTCAGCTATGCCGTCTCTCTCTTCAATCTCATCCCAAACCCATCTACTTTCTGCTTCAACAACATCATCAGAGCTCACACCCTCCTCTCCTCTCCCCTCCCTGCCCTCCATCTCTTCGCTTCCATGCGCCTTTTTTCGCTCCCCCCAGACTTCCACACCTTCCCTTTCGCCCTCAAGGCCTGCGCCCAGCTTGGCTCTTCTTCATTTTCAATCACCCAGACCCTTCATTCTCAAGCCCTCAAGTTCGGTTTCGCTTCCCACTCGTTTGTCACCAACACCCTCATTCATGTCTACTCAGCTTGCCAGCATCTGGACCATGCACGCAAGGTGTTCGACGAAAGTTCCCACAGGGATTTGGTCTCGTATAATGCGATGCTGGACGCATTTGTTAAGGGAGGTGAGATTTGTAGAGCGCGGCAAGTGTTTGATGAGATGGCAGACCGGGACTCTGTTTCGTGGGGGACTATTTTAGCTGGGTATGCACAGACGAATCGGTGCGAGGAAGCGATTGAGCTGTTTGGTGAGATGATTGAGTCGAACATTAGGCCTGATGATATCTGCTTGGTCTCTGCTCTCTCTGCTTGTTCTCAGCTGGGTGATTTAGAACGAGGGAGAAGTATCCATGACTACATCAAACGAAACAGGATTAGACTGAGTTCATTCTTTTTGACAGCATTGGTGGACTTGTATGCGAAATGCGGGTGCATCGAGACTGCCATTAAGATTTTCGAGTCGAGCTGTGATAAGAATGTGTTCACTTGGAATGCCATGCTTGTTGGGCTTGCAATGCACGGCCACGCCCATCTCTCACTGGAGTACTTCTCCAGAATGATAGAGGCTGGAATTAAACCTGATGGGGTTAGCTTATTAGGGGTTTTAGTGGGTTGCAGCCATGGAGGTAGAGTAGATGAAGCCCGAAAGCTTTTCGATGAAATGGAATTAGTTTATGGGGTCCCCAGAGAGCTCAAGCATTATGGGTGCATGGCTGATCTGCTTGGTAGAGCTGGGTTGATCAAGGAAGCAATGGAGATGATAGAGAAGATGCCAATGGGGGGCGATGTGTTTGTGTGGGGTGGTTTACTTGGAGGTTGCAAAATACATGGTGATGTTGAGGGTGCCAAGAAAGCAGCAGAGCATGTGATGGAGTTGGACCCTGAAGATGGTGGTGTGTATTCAATCTTGGCTAGCGTTTATGCCAATGCAGAGAAATGGGATGATGTGGTAAAAACCAGAAAGTCCATAAGTTCTAACAAGAGGGTCAAGAAGAACTCTGGTTGTAGTTTGATTAGGTTGAATGGAGTCACCCATGAGTTTCTTGCAGGGGATAGCTTCCATCCTCGAACAGAAGCAATCTATTTGGTACTGGATGGACTTTGGAAACATCAATTTGAATCATGCTAG
- the LOC133745217 gene encoding uncharacterized protein LOC133745217 isoform X1, translating to MVLIRRAPYNGRLNLLINTQKMKILTLAIIVPTSLLLWMRHLERKWHLLVISLVLLLAVLVLGLSLPCSDAIQMNKVKTRTSVYVSPKFVLEPGSVADKYFYNIHFPRGHIAMKYFNAEVIDEQGNPIPLHETYLHHWVIERYYAQASYVEPELNGFEDIKDPDFKIVRNSGLCQNNVLGQYYGLGSETRKTDTHVLDPFGIEIGNPAEIPAGYEERWMLNVHAIDTRGAEDRLGCTECRCDLYNVTKDGRGQPLRPGYTGGLHCCYDGTRCSVKQGYNGVKRSLYLRYTVKWVDWSDSIVPVKIYIFDVTDRTDHSGGLSLQHDCQIEYVVESCSTVDMVNDQCFDNQRAMITMPTGGYIVYGVAHQHTGGRGSTLYGEDGRVLCSSVPIYGQSEEVGDEAGYIVGMSTCYPHPGSVKIKDGETLVVGSNYSSSRPHIGVMGLFYILVAEHLPKSSLLSLDSSL from the exons atggtcctcattagaagagCTCCATATAATGGAAGATTGAATCTTTTGATTAATACccaaaagatgaaaattttgaCTCTAGCTATCATCGTACCCACTTCTCTCTTGCTCTGGATGAGGCACCTGG AAAGAAAATGGCACCTTCTTGTCATAAGTTTGGTACTTCTGTTAGCTGTGCTAGTGCTGGGGTTAAGCTTACCATGTTCAGATGCTATTCAGATGAATAAGGTTAAGACCAGGACTAGCGTTTATGTCTCCCCTAAGTTTGTGTTGGAACCAGGGTCAGTTGCAGACAAGTATTTCTATAACATTCACTTTCCAAGAGGTCATATTGCTATGAAGTATTTCAATGCTGAAGTGATCGATGAACAAGGGAATCCTATTCCTCTTCATGAGACTTATCTGCATCATTGGGTTATTGAAAGATATTACGCCCAGGCAAGTTATGTGGAACCAGAGCTGAATGGTTTCGAGGATATTAAAGATCCGGATTTTAAGATTGTGAGAAATAGTGGATTGTGCCAGAATAATGTTCTTGGTCAGTACTATGGACTCGGGTCAGAAACTAGAAAGACAGATACACATGTACTGGATCCTTTTGGAATAGAGATTGGCAACCCTGCAGAGATTCCTGCTGGATATGAGGAGAGATGGATGCTCAATGTTCATGCTATTGATACTCGGGGCGCAGAGGATAGGTTGGGATGCACTGAATGCAGGTGTGATCTGTATAATGTAACAAAAGATGGACGAGGTCAGCCGTTGAGGCCAGGGTACACGGGGGGTTTGCACTGCTGTTATGATGGTACACGGTGCAGCGTCAAACAAGGCTATAATGGTGTCAAGAGAAGCCTCTACTTGAGATACACTGTGAAGTGGGTTGATTGGTCTGATTCTATTGTGCCTGTCAAGATTTATATCTTTGATGTCACTGATAGAACGGATCATTCAGGAGGACTGTCTCTTCAACATGATTGCCAG ATCGAATATGTTGTTGAGTCTTGCAGTACTGTTGATATGGTAAATGATCAATGCTTTG acaATCAAAGGGCAATGATTACTATGCCAACTGGTGGTTATATCGTATATGGTGTAGCCCATCAGCACACTGGGGGGCGCGGCTCAACTCTATATGGAGAG GACGGACGGGTTCTATGTTCATCAGTACCAATATATGGGCAAAGCGAGGAAGTAGGAGACGAGGCTGGTTACATTGTAGGAATGTCAACTTGCTATCCACATCCGGGCTCTGTCAAAATAAAGGATGGGGAGACTCTGGTTGTGGGATCTAATTACAGCAGCTCGCGGCCGCATATCGGAGTCATGGGCCTCTTCTACATTTTGGTTGCAGAGCACTTGCCAAAGTCCTCCTTGCTTAGCTTGGACTCTTCACTTTGA
- the LOC133743030 gene encoding uncharacterized protein LOC133743030 isoform X2, whose amino-acid sequence MAPSCQSLVLLLAVLVLGLSLPWSDAIRINKVKTRTSVYVSPKLVLEPGSVADKYFYNINFPKGHIAIKYFNAEVIDEQGNPIPLHETYLHHWVLGRYYGRTSYVEPEQIGFDDIDESDFQFVRNSGLCQNNVLGQYYGLGSETRKTDTHVPDPFGIEIGNPAEIPAGYEERWMLNVHAIDTRGAEDRLGCTECRCDLYNVTKDGRGQPLRPGYTGGLHCCYDGTQCSVKQGYNGVKRNLYLRYTVKWVDWSDSIVPVKIYIFDATDRTDHSSLQHDCRVEYNVEPCSTVDTVNDQCFDNQRAIVTMPTGGYIIYGVAHQHTGGRGSTLYREDGRVVCSSIPIYGQSEEVGDEAGYIVGMSTCYPHPGSVKIKDGETLVVGSNYSSSQPHTGVMGLFYILVAEHLPKSSFFSLDSSL is encoded by the exons ATGGCACCTTCTTGTCAAAGTTTGGTTCTTTTGTTAGCTGTGCTAGTGCTGGGATTAAGCCTACCATGGTCAGATGCTATTCGGATCAATAAAGTTAAGACCAGGACTAGCGTTTATGTCTCCCCTAAGCTTGTGTTGGAACCAGGGTCAGTTGCAGACAAGTATTTCTATAACATTAACTTCCCAAAAGGTCATATTGCTATCAAGTATTTCAATGCTGAAGTGATCGATGAACAAGGGAATCCTATTCCTCTTCACGAGACTTATCTGCATCATTGGGTTCTTGGAAGATATTATGGCAGGACAAGTTATGTGGAACCAGAGCAGATTGGTTTCGATGATATTGACGAATCAGATTTTCAGTTCGTGAGAAACAGTGGTTTGTGCCAGAATAATGTTCTTGGACAGTACTATGGACTCGGGTCAGAAACACGAAAGACAGACACACATGTACCGGATCCTTTTGGAATAGAGATTGGCAACCCTGCAGAGATTCCTGCTGGATATGAGGAGAGATGGATGCTCAATGTTCATGCTATTGATACTCGGGGCGCAGAGGATAGGTTGGGATGCACTGAATGCAGGTGTGATTTGTATAATGTAACAAAAGATGGACGAGGCCAGCCGTTGAGGCCAGGGTACACAGGGGGTTTGCACTGCTGTTATGATGGTACACAGTGTAGCGTAAAACAAGGCTATAATGGTGTCAAGAGAAACCTCTACTTGAGATACACTGTGAAGTGGGTTGATTGGTCTGATTCTATTGTGCCTGTCAAGATTTATATCTTTGATGCCACTGATAGAACGGATCATTCCTCTCTTCAACATGATTGCCGG GTCGAATATAATGTTGAGCCTTGCAGTACTGTTGATACGGTAAATGATCAGTGTTTTGACAATCAACGGGCAATCGTTACCATGCCAACTGGTGGTTATATCATCTATGGTGTAGCCCATCAGCACACTGGGGGGCGCGGTTCAACTCTATATCGAGAG GACGGACGGGTTGTGTGTTCATCAATACCAATTTATGGACAAAGCGAGGAAGTTGGAGATGAGGCTGGTTACATTGTAGGAATGTCCACTTGCTATCCACATCCGGGCTCTGTCAAAATAAAGGATGGGGAGACTCTTGTTGTGGGATCTAATTACAGCAGCTCGCAGCCGCACACAGGAGTCATGGGTCTCTTCTACATTTTGGTTGCAGAGCACCTGCCAAAGTCCTCCTTTTTTAGCTTGGACTCTTCGCTTTGA
- the LOC133743695 gene encoding calcium-dependent mitochondrial ATP-magnesium/phosphate carrier protein 2-like isoform X2 yields the protein MDDEELAHFVEHVDKDNNGIITFEEWRDFLLLYPHEATIENIYHHWERVCLVDIGEQAVIPEGISKHVHRSRYFIAGAIAGAASRTATAPLDRLKVILQVQTSRASVVPAIRKIFKEDGFLGFFRGNGINVVKVAPESAIKFYTYELLKNVIGETMGENKDDIGTAGRLLAGGMAGAVAQTAIYPLDLVKTRLQTCASEAGKGPKLGILTKEILTHEGPRAFYKGLLPSLLGIVPYAGIDLAAYETLKDMSKTYFLHDNSDPGPLIQLGCGTVSGALGATCVYPLQVIRTRMQAQRSNSAEAYRGMSDVFWRTLQREGYRGFYKGLFPNLLKVVPAASITYMVYEAMKKRLDL from the exons ATGGATGATGAGGAACTTGCTCATTTTGTGGAGCATGTTGACAAGGATAACAATGGAATTATAACTTTTGAGGAATGGAGAGATTTTCTGCTGCTTTATCCGCATGAAGCAACTATTGAGAACATATATCATCACTGGGAAAGGGTATGCCTTGTGGACATTGGAGAACAGGCTGTTATTCCAGAAGGCATCAGTAAGCATGTTCATAGGAGTAGATACTTTATTGCAGGGGCTATAGCAGGAGCTGCTTCTCGTACTGCTACTGCTCCTCTTGATCGGTTGAAGGTGATTTTGCAAGTTCAGACATCACGTGCATCTGTTGTGCCTGCGATAAGGAAGATATTTAAGGAAGATGGTTTTTTGGGGTTTTTCCGAGGTAATGGAATAAATGTTGTGAAGGTGGCACCTGAAAGTGCCATCAAGTTCTATACGTATGAATTGTTAAAAAATGTTATTGGAGAAACTATGGGGGAGAACAAGGATGATATTGGTACTGCGGGTAGACTTTTGGCTGGTGGTATGGCAGGTGCTGTGGCACAAACTGCTATATACCCACTGGATCTTGTGAAGACTCGGTTACAGACTTGTGCTTCAGAAGCTGGAAAGGGTCCTAAATTGGGGATACTGACCAAGGAAATTTTGACTCATGAGGGACCGCGGGCCTTCTATAAAGGACTACTACCATCTCTTCTTGGGATTGTCCCCTATGCTGGCATTGACTTGGCTGCCTATGAGACCTTAAAAGATATGTCAAAGACATATTTTCTTCATGATAATAGTG ATCCTGGCCCTCTCATCCAATTGGGATGTGGGACAGTCTCTGGAGCTCTTGGAGCAACATGTGTTTATCCCTTGCAGGTTATTCGTACCAG AATGCAAGCTCAACGTTCTAACTCAGCAGAAGCTTATAGAGGAATGTCTGATGTATTCTGGAGAACGCTTCAGCGTGAAGGATATAGAGGTTTCTACAAGGGGTTGTTTCCAAATCTTCTCAAGGTTGTGCCAGCTGCAAGCATTACGTATATGGTATATGAAGCCATGAAGAAGAGACTAGATCTATAG
- the LOC133743030 gene encoding uncharacterized protein LOC133743030 isoform X1 encodes MLWLFNLLHVCSWCSLVGLVWFNCDHENKMAPSCQSLVLLLAVLVLGLSLPWSDAIRINKVKTRTSVYVSPKLVLEPGSVADKYFYNINFPKGHIAIKYFNAEVIDEQGNPIPLHETYLHHWVLGRYYGRTSYVEPEQIGFDDIDESDFQFVRNSGLCQNNVLGQYYGLGSETRKTDTHVPDPFGIEIGNPAEIPAGYEERWMLNVHAIDTRGAEDRLGCTECRCDLYNVTKDGRGQPLRPGYTGGLHCCYDGTQCSVKQGYNGVKRNLYLRYTVKWVDWSDSIVPVKIYIFDATDRTDHSSLQHDCRVEYNVEPCSTVDTVNDQCFDNQRAIVTMPTGGYIIYGVAHQHTGGRGSTLYREDGRVVCSSIPIYGQSEEVGDEAGYIVGMSTCYPHPGSVKIKDGETLVVGSNYSSSQPHTGVMGLFYILVAEHLPKSSFFSLDSSL; translated from the exons ATGCTCTGGCTTTTCAACCTCCTTCATGTTTGTTCATGGTGTTCGTtggttggtttggtttggtttaacTGTGATCATGA AAACAAAATGGCACCTTCTTGTCAAAGTTTGGTTCTTTTGTTAGCTGTGCTAGTGCTGGGATTAAGCCTACCATGGTCAGATGCTATTCGGATCAATAAAGTTAAGACCAGGACTAGCGTTTATGTCTCCCCTAAGCTTGTGTTGGAACCAGGGTCAGTTGCAGACAAGTATTTCTATAACATTAACTTCCCAAAAGGTCATATTGCTATCAAGTATTTCAATGCTGAAGTGATCGATGAACAAGGGAATCCTATTCCTCTTCACGAGACTTATCTGCATCATTGGGTTCTTGGAAGATATTATGGCAGGACAAGTTATGTGGAACCAGAGCAGATTGGTTTCGATGATATTGACGAATCAGATTTTCAGTTCGTGAGAAACAGTGGTTTGTGCCAGAATAATGTTCTTGGACAGTACTATGGACTCGGGTCAGAAACACGAAAGACAGACACACATGTACCGGATCCTTTTGGAATAGAGATTGGCAACCCTGCAGAGATTCCTGCTGGATATGAGGAGAGATGGATGCTCAATGTTCATGCTATTGATACTCGGGGCGCAGAGGATAGGTTGGGATGCACTGAATGCAGGTGTGATTTGTATAATGTAACAAAAGATGGACGAGGCCAGCCGTTGAGGCCAGGGTACACAGGGGGTTTGCACTGCTGTTATGATGGTACACAGTGTAGCGTAAAACAAGGCTATAATGGTGTCAAGAGAAACCTCTACTTGAGATACACTGTGAAGTGGGTTGATTGGTCTGATTCTATTGTGCCTGTCAAGATTTATATCTTTGATGCCACTGATAGAACGGATCATTCCTCTCTTCAACATGATTGCCGG GTCGAATATAATGTTGAGCCTTGCAGTACTGTTGATACGGTAAATGATCAGTGTTTTGACAATCAACGGGCAATCGTTACCATGCCAACTGGTGGTTATATCATCTATGGTGTAGCCCATCAGCACACTGGGGGGCGCGGTTCAACTCTATATCGAGAG GACGGACGGGTTGTGTGTTCATCAATACCAATTTATGGACAAAGCGAGGAAGTTGGAGATGAGGCTGGTTACATTGTAGGAATGTCCACTTGCTATCCACATCCGGGCTCTGTCAAAATAAAGGATGGGGAGACTCTTGTTGTGGGATCTAATTACAGCAGCTCGCAGCCGCACACAGGAGTCATGGGTCTCTTCTACATTTTGGTTGCAGAGCACCTGCCAAAGTCCTCCTTTTTTAGCTTGGACTCTTCGCTTTGA
- the LOC133743308 gene encoding uncharacterized protein LOC133743308, whose protein sequence is MAFRSMNQWQRLLSGLRGYATSTLPKMKAYAPTANFTEQQSSKKPRGDFVPVYVAVGMIALSVGLGLHTAKQQLFYNPHVFVKKERREMLPEVVEPDRVVEDADKFFNKSFFRKVAHVQEFDNPITSDPTHGDIYAQRPRAVTLKEAGVDPKVVAEGLDPRIRARLGVDPKKVVEEDTKAAAA, encoded by the exons ATGGCTTTTAGATCAATG AATCAGTGGCAACGATTGTTGAGTGGGTTAAGAGGGTATGCAACCTCAACCTTACCGAAGATGAAAGCGTATGCCCCAACTGCTAATTTCACCGAGCAACAGAGCAGTAAGAAGCCAAGGGGAGATTTCGTGCCCGTGTATGTAGCTGTTGGGATGATAGCACTTTCAGTGGGGCTGGGACTCCACACTGCCAAGCAACAGCTCTTCTACAACCCCCACGTCTTTGTGAAGAAGGAGCGGCGGGAGATGCTGCCGGAGGTGGTGGAGCCCGACCGTGTGGTGGAGGACGCTGATAAGTTTTTTAACAAATCCTTTTTCAGGAAGGTGGCTCATGTTCAGGAGTTTGACAATCCCATAACATCTGATCCTACTCATGGAGATATTTATGCTCAGCGGCCACGTGCTGTGACTCTTAAAGAGGCCGGAGTAGATCCTAAAGTGGTCGCCGAGGGACTGGATCCTCGAATCCGTGCGAGACTTGGAGTAGATCCGAAAAAGGTCGTGGAAGAAGATACTAAAGCAGCAGCTGCCTAA